A DNA window from Vigna angularis cultivar LongXiaoDou No.4 chromosome 1, ASM1680809v1, whole genome shotgun sequence contains the following coding sequences:
- the LOC108341342 gene encoding vesicle-associated membrane protein 711, producing the protein MGILYGMVARGEVVLAEFSATQSNASVVAKQILSKINVGDDNNKDSNVSFSHDRYVFHVKRTDGLTVLCMADDAFGRMIPFAFLEDIHKKFVKTYGRAILSSPAYAMNDEFSRILSQQMDYYSNDPNADRLNRLKGEMTQVRTVMVDNIEKVLERGGRLELLVEKTSAMNNNSIRFRKHSRRYKNNLWWSNVRLTVALIIVFIVVSYIILAFLCRGPLLTNCLR; encoded by the exons ATGGGGATTTTGTATGGAATGGTGGCAAGGGGAGAGGTGGTTCTGGCTGAGTTCAGCGCCACCCAGAGTAATGCCAGTGTGGTAGCCAAACAGATACTCAGCAAGATCAATGTCGGGGACGACAACAACAAAGACAGCAATGTCTCCTTTTCCCATGATCGCTATGTTTTTCATGTCAAGAGGACAGATGGCCTCACTGTTCTTTGCATGGCTGATGATGCATTTGGAA GAATGATCCCTTTTGCATTTCTTGaagatattcataaaaaatttgtGAAGACATATGGGCGTGCGATTCTTTCATCTCCTGCCTACGCCATGAACGATGAGTTCTCAAGGATCCTGAGCCAGCAGATGGATTATTACTCCAATGACCCAAATGCTGATAGATTGAACCGTCTCAAAGGTGAAATGACTCAG GTGAGAACTGTGATGGTGGACAACATTGAAAAAGTATTGGAGAGAGGTGGGAGGTTGGAACTGTTGGTAGAGAAAACTTCAGCAATGAATAACAATTCAATTCGTTTCAGAAAACATTCCCGTCGTTATAAAAATAACTTGTGGTGGAGCAACGTTAGGTTAAC GGTTGCCCTTATCATAGTATTCATCGTTGTATCTTACATTATACTCGCCTTCCTCTGCCGTGGTCCCTTGTTGACTAATTGCTTGAGATAA